One window from the genome of [Mycobacterium] stephanolepidis encodes:
- the rpoZ gene encoding DNA-directed RNA polymerase subunit omega yields the protein MSTSQTDVIVEPGTESYDAALDTPLGITNPPIDELLARASSKYALVIYAAKRARQINDYYNQLGDGILEYVGPLVEPGLQEKPLSIALREIHGDLLEHTEGE from the coding sequence GTGAGCACCTCCCAGACTGACGTCATCGTCGAACCGGGCACCGAAAGCTACGACGCCGCGCTCGACACGCCGCTGGGTATCACCAACCCGCCGATCGACGAGCTGCTGGCGCGGGCATCGAGCAAGTACGCGCTCGTGATCTACGCAGCCAAGCGTGCACGCCAGATCAACGACTACTACAACCAGCTGGGCGACGGCATCCTCGAATACGTGGGGCCGCTGGTCGAGCCGGGTCTGCAGGAGAAGCCGCTGTCGATCGCGCTGCGCGAGATCCACGGCGACCTGCTTGAGCACACCGAAGGCGAGTAG
- the gmk gene encoding guanylate kinase: MTASTRGRVVVLSGPSAVGKSTVVHRLRDDVDGLFFSVSATTRAPRPGEVDGVDYHFVTTGEFQRLIDTGALLEWADIHGGLQRSGTPAAPVHEAMEAGRPTLIEVDLAGARAIKAVLPQALTVFLSPPSWDALVQRLTGRGTESEAVIARRLETAEVEMAAQSDFDVVVVNDQLENACAQLVSLLVGR, from the coding sequence ATGACAGCTTCGACGAGGGGCCGGGTAGTAGTCCTATCCGGCCCCTCAGCCGTCGGTAAGTCCACCGTGGTGCATCGGCTACGCGATGACGTGGATGGTCTGTTCTTCAGCGTCTCCGCCACCACCAGGGCCCCGAGGCCCGGTGAGGTGGACGGCGTGGACTACCACTTCGTCACCACCGGGGAGTTCCAGCGGCTCATTGACACCGGTGCGCTGCTGGAATGGGCCGACATTCACGGCGGCCTGCAGCGTTCAGGAACCCCCGCGGCGCCTGTTCACGAGGCGATGGAGGCTGGTCGGCCGACCCTCATCGAGGTCGATCTGGCCGGTGCCCGCGCCATCAAGGCGGTACTTCCGCAGGCGCTGACCGTCTTCCTCTCGCCACCGAGCTGGGACGCGCTGGTGCAGCGGCTTACCGGCCGCGGCACCGAATCGGAGGCCGTGATCGCCCGGCGATTGGAAACTGCCGAGGTCGAAATGGCGGCTCAAAGCGACTTTGATGTCGTCGTCGTGAATGACCAGTTGGAAAATGCCTGCGCACAGTTGGTATCGTTATTGGTCGGACGTTAA
- the mihF gene encoding integration host factor, actinobacterial type, which produces MALPQLTDEQRAAALAKAAAARRARAELKEKLKKGGTNLKQVLKDAETDEVLGKMKVSALLEALPKVGKVKAQEIMTELEIAPTRRLRGLGDRQRKALLERFDFS; this is translated from the coding sequence GTGGCCCTTCCACAGTTGACTGACGAGCAGCGTGCCGCCGCGTTGGCGAAGGCGGCTGCCGCCCGCCGCGCCCGGGCCGAGCTCAAGGAGAAGCTCAAGAAAGGCGGCACCAATCTCAAGCAGGTGCTCAAGGACGCCGAGACCGATGAGGTCCTCGGCAAGATGAAGGTTTCCGCACTGCTGGAAGCCCTGCCCAAGGTTGGCAAGGTCAAGGCGCAGGAGATCATGACCGAGCTGGAGATCGCCCCGACCCGCCGTCTGCGTGGCCTCGGCGACCGTCAGCGCAAGGCACTGCTGGAGCGGTTCGACTTCTCCTGA